The following proteins come from a genomic window of Campylobacter coli 76339:
- a CDS encoding Excinuclease ABC subunit C — MTEILLKNTLKEELQTLPSNAGVYQYFNAEGKLLYVGKAKNLKNRVRSYFAFTPNLRANPKNSLRIQKMIEEAVHLEFITTNSEADALILENSFIKQLHPKYNILLRDDKTYPYIYVDFNEEFPRFEITRKLVKKSKIKYFGPFFKGARELLDALYLYYPLKQKASCKSPCIFYQISRCLAPCAKKITQEEYRLILDKAINALLSPSILVKNLEKQMFHLAQNENYEEAAKVRDQIATIRDLEIKVEIDIAKLEDFEIFALACESSMLSTLRFVVQNGKIISANSKITPLKNSTDFDKNEIYKQLILENFSIDIPLVANTVYVYEDFEDRELLEEILSQRFDKKISIKVPKIGEKRRICDLAFQNACLNIQKEQKNSDFNIQKELKNYFELENLPNCIEVFDNSHMQGVANVGAMVTYKMGAWDKSNYRKFHLKYKNDYEQMREVLTRRALDFDKMPAPDLWLIDGGKALLDLAKEIILSSGANVDILAISKEKIDAKAHRAKGGAKDKIHSFKGEFALSINDKKLQFLQKLRDEAHRFAISFHQNTKKKQDLSSSKLAKSGLSAGAIQKLLAYYGSFEAIYKASFEELCQLIGKKSAQKIKED, encoded by the coding sequence ATGACTGAAATTTTGCTTAAAAACACTCTTAAAGAAGAGCTTCAAACTTTACCCTCAAATGCTGGAGTCTATCAGTATTTTAACGCCGAAGGAAAACTTTTATATGTAGGTAAGGCTAAAAATCTTAAAAACCGCGTAAGATCTTATTTTGCTTTTACTCCAAATTTGCGCGCTAACCCAAAAAACTCTTTAAGAATTCAAAAAATGATAGAAGAAGCGGTGCATTTGGAATTTATTACAACAAATTCAGAAGCTGATGCTTTGATTTTGGAAAATTCTTTTATCAAGCAACTTCATCCAAAATATAATATTTTACTAAGAGATGATAAGACTTATCCTTATATTTATGTAGATTTTAATGAAGAATTCCCGCGTTTTGAAATCACTAGAAAACTAGTAAAAAAGAGTAAAATTAAATATTTTGGTCCCTTTTTTAAAGGAGCTAGAGAACTTTTAGATGCGCTTTATTTGTATTATCCATTAAAACAAAAAGCAAGTTGCAAATCCCCTTGTATTTTTTACCAAATTTCTCGCTGTCTTGCACCTTGCGCTAAAAAAATCACTCAAGAAGAATATCGTTTGATTTTAGATAAAGCCATTAATGCCCTTTTAAGCCCTAGTATTTTAGTGAAAAATTTGGAAAAACAAATGTTTCATTTAGCTCAAAATGAGAATTATGAAGAAGCAGCAAAAGTAAGAGATCAGATTGCTACGATAAGGGATTTGGAAATTAAAGTTGAGATTGATATCGCTAAATTAGAAGACTTTGAAATTTTTGCTTTAGCCTGTGAAAGTTCCATGCTTTCAACCTTGCGTTTTGTGGTACAAAATGGAAAAATTATCAGTGCTAATTCTAAAATCACCCCGCTTAAAAACAGTACAGATTTTGATAAAAATGAGATTTATAAACAGCTTATTTTAGAAAATTTTAGCATAGATATTCCCTTGGTTGCAAATACTGTTTATGTTTATGAGGATTTTGAAGATAGGGAGCTTTTAGAAGAAATTTTAAGCCAAAGATTCGATAAAAAAATCAGTATTAAGGTTCCTAAAATAGGAGAAAAAAGAAGAATTTGCGATTTAGCATTTCAAAATGCGTGTTTGAATATACAAAAAGAGCAAAAAAATAGTGATTTTAATATACAAAAAGAACTTAAAAATTATTTCGAGCTTGAAAATTTGCCAAATTGTATAGAAGTTTTTGATAATTCTCATATGCAAGGCGTGGCAAATGTAGGAGCTATGGTGACTTATAAAATGGGTGCTTGGGATAAGTCAAATTATAGAAAATTTCATTTAAAATATAAAAATGATTATGAGCAAATGCGCGAAGTTTTAACGCGTAGAGCGTTAGATTTTGATAAAATGCCTGCACCTGATTTGTGGCTTATAGATGGGGGAAAAGCTTTGCTTGATTTAGCCAAAGAAATCATTCTAAGCAGCGGAGCAAATGTTGATATTTTAGCAATTTCAAAAGAAAAAATCGATGCTAAAGCTCATCGTGCTAAAGGAGGGGCTAAAGATAAAATTCATTCCTTCAAAGGAGAATTTGCTCTAAGTATTAACGATAAAAAATTACAATTCTTACAGAAATTAAGAGATGAAGCGCACCGTTTTGCTATAAGCTTTCATCAAAATACTAAGAAAAAACAAGATTTATCAAGCTCTAAGCTTGCAAAATCAGGTCTTAGTGCAGGAGCTATACAAAAACTTCTAGCGTATTATGGAAGTTTTGAAGCTATTTATAAGGCGAGTTTTGAAGAATTGTGTCAATTAATAGGAAAAAAATCGGCGCAAAAAATAAAGGAAGATTGA
- a CDS encoding Phosphoribosylamine--glycine ligase, which produces MKIMILGSGAREYSIALALKRVDENLEFYFAPGNGATESLGTNLNLKDPVVLATYAKEKDFDLCIVGSEGFLAEGVVDIFKQHNIPIFGPTKAAAMLETSKSFMKSFLKKYRIKTAKFLNTNDIEKAKNFILSLTPPIVVKADGLCAGKGVIIAKTHEEAIEEASKMLSGESFGEAGKLIVIEEFLDGFELSIFAVCDGNDFVLLPAAQDHKKLLDGDKGPNTGGMGAYAPSSLANESLLRKIQKDIIIPTLAGMKKEGSEFCGVLFIGIMVVGNKPYVLEFNVRFGDPECEVLMPLIENPLELILATTQKRLRHTEIKIKKDYAVGVVCASENYPYKSSPKSEISIENIPENTHISYAGVSLEDGKLMADGGRVLVCVGTGSSIEEAQKKAYELCENVHFKGKQFRKDIAHQVIQ; this is translated from the coding sequence ATGAAAATAATGATTTTGGGTAGCGGCGCTCGCGAATATTCTATTGCTTTGGCTCTAAAGCGCGTAGATGAAAATTTAGAATTTTACTTTGCCCCTGGCAATGGTGCTACCGAAAGTCTTGGAACCAATCTTAACCTTAAAGATCCTGTAGTTTTAGCCACTTATGCAAAAGAAAAAGACTTTGATTTATGTATAGTGGGTAGTGAAGGTTTTTTAGCTGAAGGCGTTGTAGATATTTTTAAACAACACAATATCCCTATTTTTGGACCTACAAAAGCTGCAGCTATGCTTGAAACTTCTAAATCTTTTATGAAAAGCTTTTTAAAAAAATATCGTATCAAAACAGCAAAATTTTTAAATACAAACGATATAGAAAAAGCAAAAAATTTTATATTAAGCCTAACTCCTCCTATAGTTGTGAAAGCCGATGGACTTTGTGCTGGTAAAGGTGTGATTATTGCAAAAACTCATGAAGAGGCTATAGAAGAAGCATCTAAAATGCTTAGCGGGGAAAGTTTTGGCGAAGCGGGTAAGCTTATCGTTATAGAAGAATTTTTAGATGGCTTTGAACTCAGCATTTTTGCAGTATGCGATGGCAATGACTTTGTACTTTTACCTGCTGCTCAAGATCATAAAAAACTTTTAGATGGGGATAAAGGGCCAAATACAGGCGGCATGGGAGCTTATGCTCCAAGCTCTTTGGCTAATGAAAGCTTACTTAGAAAAATACAAAAAGATATCATTATCCCAACTCTTGCAGGTATGAAAAAAGAAGGTAGTGAATTTTGTGGGGTATTGTTTATAGGCATTATGGTTGTAGGCAACAAACCTTATGTTTTAGAATTTAATGTGCGTTTTGGTGATCCTGAATGTGAAGTTTTAATGCCTTTGATTGAAAATCCTTTAGAGCTTATTTTGGCTACTACACAAAAGCGTTTAAGACATACTGAAATAAAAATCAAAAAAGATTATGCAGTAGGTGTAGTTTGTGCGAGCGAGAATTATCCTTATAAAAGCTCTCCAAAAAGTGAAATTTCTATAGAAAATATTCCTGAAAATACGCATATTTCTTATGCGGGGGTAAGCTTAGAAGATGGCAAACTTATGGCAGACGGTGGGCGTGTTTTAGTTTGTGTTGGTACAGGTTCAAGCATAGAAGAGGCACAGAAAAAAGCTTATGAACTTTGTGAAAATGTTCACTTTAAAGGCAAACAGTTTAGAAAAGATATCGCTCATCAGGTTATTCAATGA
- a CDS encoding GMP synthase [glutamine-hydrolyzing], amidotransferase subunit / GMP synthase [glutamine-hydrolyzing], ATP pyrophosphatase subunit, translating to MKKADILVLDFGSQYTQLIARRLREQGVYAEILPFNVSLADIKAKEPKGIILSGGPASVYATDAYFCDKEVFNLGLPILGICYGMQLMAHHYKANVAPAGHKEYGKASIEIQKDSDLFKNLPKKQIVWMSHSDKVENLPQGFEVLATSENSPYCVFANEEKKFFALQFHPEVQHSEFGKSILKNFAKYACNCESIWNMGSFAKTQAEKIREEVGNDKVLCAVSGGVDSSVVAALLANAIKDQVIVVFVDNGLLRSGEKEQVEFMFKNTLGINLISIDASKIFLDRLAGVTDPEQKRKIIGNTFIEVFEEEAKKHKDVKFLAQGTLYTDIIESSVIGASKTIKSHHNVGGLPEKMNLKLVEPLKEIFKDEVRALGIELGLSKEIVYRHPFPGPGLAIRIMGEVNRPSLELLRKADVILLEELRSTGWYDKTWQAFCVLLNVKSVGVMGDNRTYDNTICVRVVDASDGMTATFSHIPYEILENISRRIINEVEGINRVVYDISSKPPATIEWE from the coding sequence ATGAAAAAAGCAGATATTTTAGTTTTGGATTTTGGATCGCAATATACTCAGCTTATAGCAAGAAGATTGAGAGAGCAAGGCGTTTATGCTGAGATTTTGCCTTTTAATGTAAGTTTAGCAGATATAAAAGCGAAAGAACCTAAGGGTATTATTTTAAGCGGTGGCCCTGCAAGCGTTTATGCAACAGATGCGTATTTTTGCGATAAAGAAGTTTTTAATCTAGGTTTACCGATACTTGGAATTTGTTATGGTATGCAGCTTATGGCTCATCACTATAAAGCCAATGTTGCTCCAGCTGGACATAAAGAATACGGCAAAGCAAGTATAGAAATTCAAAAAGATAGTGATTTGTTTAAAAATCTACCTAAAAAACAAATCGTTTGGATGAGTCATTCTGATAAGGTTGAAAATTTACCACAAGGTTTTGAAGTTTTGGCAACGAGTGAAAATAGCCCGTATTGTGTTTTTGCAAATGAAGAGAAAAAATTCTTTGCTTTACAATTTCACCCTGAAGTGCAGCACAGCGAATTTGGTAAAAGTATCTTGAAAAATTTTGCAAAATATGCTTGCAATTGCGAAAGTATTTGGAATATGGGATCTTTTGCAAAAACTCAAGCTGAAAAAATTCGCGAAGAAGTAGGCAATGATAAAGTTCTTTGTGCTGTAAGTGGCGGAGTAGATAGCAGTGTCGTAGCAGCCTTACTAGCAAATGCGATCAAAGATCAAGTTATAGTAGTTTTTGTAGACAATGGACTTTTAAGAAGTGGCGAAAAAGAACAAGTTGAATTTATGTTTAAAAATACCTTAGGAATCAATCTCATAAGTATTGACGCGAGCAAGATTTTCCTAGATCGCCTAGCAGGAGTAACTGACCCTGAGCAAAAACGCAAAATCATAGGTAATACTTTTATAGAAGTTTTTGAAGAAGAAGCTAAAAAGCATAAAGATGTGAAATTTTTAGCTCAAGGCACGCTTTATACCGATATCATAGAAAGTTCGGTTATAGGCGCAAGTAAAACTATAAAAAGTCACCACAATGTAGGCGGATTGCCTGAAAAGATGAATCTTAAGCTTGTTGAACCATTAAAAGAAATTTTTAAAGATGAAGTGCGTGCTTTGGGTATCGAGCTTGGATTAAGTAAAGAAATAGTTTATCGCCATCCTTTCCCAGGCCCAGGTCTTGCTATACGCATCATGGGAGAAGTTAATCGCCCAAGCCTTGAATTACTACGCAAAGCGGATGTTATCTTACTTGAAGAATTAAGAAGTACGGGTTGGTATGATAAAACTTGGCAAGCTTTTTGTGTATTGTTAAATGTAAAAAGCGTTGGTGTGATGGGAGATAACCGAACTTATGATAACACCATTTGCGTTCGCGTTGTTGATGCAAGCGATGGAATGACAGCAACTTTTTCACATATACCTTATGAAATTTTAGAAAATATCTCGCGTCGTATTATCAATGAAGTTGAAGGTATTAACCGCGTAGTTTATGACATCTCAAGCAAACCACCTGCAACTATAGAATGGGAATAA